TCGGCCAAGCGCTTCTCGCTGAGCCGCGCGGTCGCGATCGACATGGAAAGCGCGACCATCGCCGCGCAGGGCTTCCGCTTCCGCGTGCCCTACGGCACGCTCCTGTGCGTATCGGACAAGCCGCTGCATGGGGAAATCAAGCTGCCCAAACAGGCGAACACCTTTTACGAAGAGGCGATTGCGGGACACCTGCAGATCGGGATCGGGGCCGTGCGCCATCTGCGCCGCGAAAGTCCGCGCCTCCACAGCCGCAAGCTGCGCGCTTTCAATGAACCGCCCTTCAGGTGAGTGTTGCCAGCGCCGCGCGATCCTGATCGACTGCGCCAAGGACCGAACTGGCGCCGTCCTACCTTTCGAATCTCGCCGAGCAATTTGGTTTTCTCGCGAGTTTTCTTGGTGGATTCTCCGCGACCGTTTTCGCCACTCTGTTCACACTGACGGAGAAGTCTCGTCCGGCGAGCTGTGCCATCGCCCTGGCGGCGATTGCGGCGGTGTTCTTCATTGTCACGGTTTCGGTCAGCATGACCCTTCTGGCCGCAACGCATCCGGACGCTCCTGAGAACATCGCGAACTCGTCGACAGAGGGCCAACGTATTTTCGTAGGGCTGACCTTCATTTTCGGCCTCTACTCATTGCTCGGCGCCATCGCCGCGAGCGGCTGGATCCGGTCCCGAAAGCTTGGATGGACAACCACCTTGGCAGCGATGTTCGGTGCAGTCTGCGTGATCGCGCAGGCCTCACCCGACTGCCTGGGCGTCGCCGGACGCGAAAGCGCCCAGTTCCATGATGCTCGCGGCCTTCCCGTAGAAGTAGCCCTGCCCGTATTCGCACTGCATGAGCTTCAGTATATTGCGCTGCTCCTGCGTTTCGATCCCTTCGGCGATCACCGAAATGCCCATGTTCTTGGCCATCCCGATCATCGCCTGCACGATCGTGCGCGACTGATTGTCACTCTCGATCCCCTGCACGAAGGAAAGGTCCAGCTTGACCTTGTCGATCGGAAAATCGCGCAGGTGCGACAACGACGAGTAGCCCGTTCCGAAATCATCCAGCGCGATGCTGACGCCCGCCCGACGCAATTCGTCCAGAACCGACTTGATCGGATCGGTCTTTTCGACCGACAGCATCGTCTCGGTGACTTCGAGCACGATCAGGCCCAGGTCCACCTGATGTTGCGCGAAAGTGGATTTGAATCGGGAGGCGAAGTCCCGCGAAAGAAGATCGGCTTCGGTGGCATTGACGCTGATGAAGCTGAGATCGGGGAAAGCCGAAACGAGCAGCGCGGTTTCCTTGGCCACCATTTCCAGCATGTGCTGGTCGATCTTGCGCGAGACTATCGGATCGAGAAGCGCAGGGGCGACCTCGCCGGCGGTCTGGACGATACCTTCGGGTGAGGTTATCCGCATCAGGGCCTCGAAGCCTACGGTCTTTCCCGAACCGAGATCAACCACGGGCATGTAGCCCGCGAACATGCGCCCTTCGGTAATCGCCTCGCGAACCTCGTCGATGGCCTGCTGGCGCACCGCTCCCATCCGGTCGAAAGCCTCCGAATACACCGTCAGGCTGCCGCGCTCGGTGTGTTTCGCATGGTATAGTGCGGTGTCCGCGCGCCGGATCGTTTCCTGGGGACCGAGGTCCTTCTCGATCGAGGCCATACCTGCGGTCGCACTGATCTCGAAGCCTCGCCCGCCGATGCGGGAGCAGTGCTTGACCGCTTCGAGCATGCGTTCGGCGGCACGCCGCGCGTGACCGGCGATCTGATAATTGGGAAGGATAACTGCAAATTCATCGCCGCCCCATCGGGCAACGATTGACCGCGCCGGAGCCGCCGCGCCAAGACGCTCGGCGATCTCGACGAGGATGGCGTCGCCGGTGAGGTGGCCGAAGGTGTCGTTGAGATCCTTGAAGCCGTCCAGATCCAGCAGAACCAGGCTGCTGAATTCGCAGTCGGGCTCGATTTCGCCGATCCGCTGCTTCAAAGCCCGGTCGAAGGCCGCGCGATTGAGCATTCCGGTAAGCGAATCGTGGCTTGCTGCGTGGCGCAGGGCCAGTTCGTTGCGATAGCTATCGGAAATATCCTGTATCACCCCGACGAGGCGGGCCGGCCGCTCGCCATCGCTGCCGATATACTCACCCGCCGAACGCACGCGCTTCATCGTACCATCGCCGGCCACAAGGTCGGCATCGAAGGCGTAGGAACCACCTTCGTCGATCGCCCGGGTCACGGCGTTGTACACCATATCGCGATCTTTGGGATGATAATGGTCGATACACGCCTCGATCGGCGGCACCTCGCCATATTCCAGGCCATAGATCGAAAAGACCTCCGTCGACCAATGCAGCGTGCCGCTTTCCACCTCGATCTCCCACGCTCCGATCTTGGCGACGCTCGCGGCCTGGGCCCAGAGCCGGTTGGCCTTGGCGAGCGTCTCGTTCTGGGTTTCGAGGCGGGCGTGGAGTTCGGCTGCCTCCACGCTGACCGCGTGCAGTCGCAGCAGATCCTCGACCGTAGCAGCATGTTTCAGCAGCTCGGCGATATGGCTCTCGCCGAAGCGATGGGGCCGCGAGTCGACAAGGCACAAAGCGCCCAGATAATCCCCGCACTTGAGGCGTATCGGGACCCCGACATAGGAGCGGACAAACGGCGCCCCCGTCACGATCGCGTTCCGGGCGAACGTCTCATCGACATGAGTGTCGTGAATCAGAAGGGGGCTTTTCTGGTCGACCGCGTGGCGGCAAAAGGACATCTCGATCGGCAGTTCGCTGATCTCGGCCCCAGTCCGGGCGAGGTAACCCTGTCGTGCCGGCTCAAGCATGGTGACGAGCGAGGCGTCGCAATCGAATTGCTCGGCACATTGCTCGACCACGCGATCGAGCGACTGCTGGACGCCGTCATCAAGCTTGGAATAAAGCCGCAAAGTGTCTTCCGACGGCGCGCCCATCGCCTGCCCTTCCTCATTTCCCTCGCTTTTCAGCGCTTGAATCAGTGAATGGCAGGTAAACCGTTAGGAAATGCTTTCGAAACCAAGCGAATATTGGCTGGGTCACGTGAGCTCACACGGGTATCGTTAACCCCGCCCCCGCGGGGCAGTTGGAGAAGGAGGAGGGTCCTAGCCCGCTCCCTTCGTCTTGGTCGCGCCGATCTTTGCATGGGCACTGATGAAGTCGATGATCTGGCCGGCGATATCCTTGCCCGTTGCCGCCTCGATACCCTCCAGCCCAGGCGAGGAATTCACCTCCATGATCACCGGGCCGTGGTTGGACCGGAGCATATCCACACCGCAGACATTCAGCCCCATGCGCTTTGCCGCGCGCACCGC
The sequence above is a segment of the Alteriqipengyuania lutimaris genome. Coding sequences within it:
- a CDS encoding putative bifunctional diguanylate cyclase/phosphodiesterase translates to MGAPSEDTLRLYSKLDDGVQQSLDRVVEQCAEQFDCDASLVTMLEPARQGYLARTGAEISELPIEMSFCRHAVDQKSPLLIHDTHVDETFARNAIVTGAPFVRSYVGVPIRLKCGDYLGALCLVDSRPHRFGESHIAELLKHAATVEDLLRLHAVSVEAAELHARLETQNETLAKANRLWAQAASVAKIGAWEIEVESGTLHWSTEVFSIYGLEYGEVPPIEACIDHYHPKDRDMVYNAVTRAIDEGGSYAFDADLVAGDGTMKRVRSAGEYIGSDGERPARLVGVIQDISDSYRNELALRHAASHDSLTGMLNRAAFDRALKQRIGEIEPDCEFSSLVLLDLDGFKDLNDTFGHLTGDAILVEIAERLGAAAPARSIVARWGGDEFAVILPNYQIAGHARRAAERMLEAVKHCSRIGGRGFEISATAGMASIEKDLGPQETIRRADTALYHAKHTERGSLTVYSEAFDRMGAVRQQAIDEVREAITEGRMFAGYMPVVDLGSGKTVGFEALMRITSPEGIVQTAGEVAPALLDPIVSRKIDQHMLEMVAKETALLVSAFPDLSFISVNATEADLLSRDFASRFKSTFAQHQVDLGLIVLEVTETMLSVEKTDPIKSVLDELRRAGVSIALDDFGTGYSSLSHLRDFPIDKVKLDLSFVQGIESDNQSRTIVQAMIGMAKNMGISVIAEGIETQEQRNILKLMQCEYGQGYFYGKAASIMELGAFASGDAQAVG